Proteins encoded within one genomic window of Vidua macroura isolate BioBank_ID:100142 chromosome 34, ASM2450914v1, whole genome shotgun sequence:
- the LOC128821067 gene encoding keratin, type II cytoskeletal 3-like, translating to MSRQSVCRSFGVGGRKGFSSCSAVGGGFGGGGGRSKISYSSYSSSRGGGGGGHCGGFSSRSLHSMGGSRRIAMGGCYGGGGYGGRMGGFGGGMSCGGMGGGGMGVGGMGMGGFGGGMGGGMGGGAGMGGFGGGMSSGGMGGMGGFGGPGFPGGIQPVQVDPSLLRPVHVEIDPQIQQVKNQEKEQIKTLNNQFASFIDKVRFLEQQNKVLSTKWELLQQQGPSGPRKNLDVIFENYIQNLRRQLESILAQRGQLESELQNMRQYVEEFKTKYEEEINRRTAAENEFVVLKKDVDCAYMTKVELEAKVGALTDEINFLRCIYEEELSQMQTISRDLSVVVSMDNNRHLDLDSIIEEVRRQYEQIAQSSRAEAEAWYQSRYEELQNTAGKHGDSLRNTKIEIQELSRNVQRLRAEIENVKKQNQQLQSAIAEAEERGEMAIKDARRKLEELESALGKDKEELARLLKEYQELLNVKIALDVEIAMYRKLLEGEENRLCNDSMSNVNVSVVGRTTVSGVRGGMGGGFGGSGMGGGFGGGSCGMGGGFGGGSGMGGGMGGGGICGGGSSFGGGSMGGSCGMGGGMYGGGFSSGSGRMCGSGGGSSSVRRCVTTTSVKSSGVRF from the exons ATGTCTCGTCAGTCTGTCTGCAGGAGCTTTGGAGTCGGGGGGAGAAAGGgattcagctcctgctctgctgttggTGGTGGATTTGGAGGCGGTGGTGGTCGGAGCAAGATCAGCTACAGCTCGTACTCCTCATCCCGgggaggaggcggaggaggaCACTGTGGGGGGTTCAGTAGCCGGAGCCTCCACAGCATGGGGGGCAGCAGAAGGATTGCCATGGGCGGATGTTATGGTGGTGGTGGATACGGTGGCAGGATGGGTGGTTTTGGTGGAGGAATGAGCTGTGGAGGCATGGGTGGTGGTGGAATGGGTGTTGGAGGAATGGGAATGGGTGGCTTTGGTGGTGGAATGGGTGGTGGAATGGGTGGTGGGGCAGGAATGGGTGGCTTTGGTGGTGGAATGAGCAGTGGGGGAATGGGTGGAATGGGTGGCTTTGGTGGTCCAGGCTTCCCTGGAGGCATCCAGCCAGTGCAAGTTGACCCCAGCCTCCTGCGTCCGGTCCACGTTGAGATTGATCCCCAGATCCAGCAAGTCAAAAaccaggagaaggagcagatcAAGACCCTGAACAACCAGTTTGCCTCCTTCATCGACAAG GTCCGattcctggagcagcagaacaaGGTGCTCTCCACCAagtgggagctgctccagcagcaagggccGTCAGGGCCGAGGAAGAACCTGGATGTGATCTTTGAGAATTACATCCAGAACCTGCGGAGGCAGCTGGAATCAATCCTGGCACAGCGGGGCCAGCTGGAATCGGAGCTGCAGAACATGAGGCAGTACGTGGAGGAGTTCAAAACCAA GTATGAGGAGGAGATCAACCGTCGCACGGCTGCTGAGAACGAGTTTGTGGTGCTGAAGAAG GATGTGGACTGTGCCTACATGACCAAAGTCGAGCTGGAAGCCAAGGTGGGAGCTCTGACAGATGAAATCAACTTCCTGAGGTGCATCTACGAGGAG GAGCTGTCTCAGATGCAGACGATCAGCCGGGACCTGTCCGTGGTGGTGTCCATGGACAACAACCGGCACCTGGACCTGGACAGCATCATCGAGGAGGTTCGGCGCCAGTACGAGcagattgcccagagcagccgGGCTGAGGCTGAGGCCTGGTACCAGAGCCGG TATGAAGAACTCCAGAACACTGCTGGGAAACACGGGGACAGCCTCCGCAACACCAAGATTGAGATCCAGGAGTTGTCCAGGAATGTCCAGAGGCTGCGGGCTGAGATCGAGAATGTGAAGAAGCAG aACCAGCAGCTGCAGTCAGCCATCGCTGAGGCTGAGGAGAGGGGGGAGATGGCCATCAAGGATGCCAGGAggaagctggaggagctggaatcTGCCCTGGGCAAGGACAAGGAGGAGCTGGCTCGCCTGCTGAAGGAgtaccaggagctgctgaatgTCAAGATTGCACTGGATGTTGAGATTGCCATGTACAGGAAGCTGCTGGAGGGGGAGGAGAACAG GCTGTGCAACGACAGCATGTCCAACGTCAATGTCT CTGTGGTGGGCAGGACGACTGTCTCTGGAGTCAGAGGAGGCATGGGAGGCGGATTCGGAGGCAGCGGCATGGGAGGCGGATTCGGAGGCGGCAGCTGTGGAATGGGAGGCGGATTCGGAGGCGGCAGCGGCATGGGAGGAGGAATGGGAGGAGGCGGCATCTGcggaggaggcagcagctttgGAGGAGGCAGCATGGGCGgcagctgtgggatgggggGAGGAATGTACGGCGGCGGCTTCTCCTCTGGAAGCGGAAGGATGTGCGGCTCTGGCGGGGGATCCTCCTCCGTGCGGAGATGTGTCACCACCACCTCGGTCAAATCTTCGGGAGTGAGATTCTGA
- the LOC128821066 gene encoding keratin, type II cytoskeletal 5-like, which produces MSRQSVCRSFGGGSRRGFSSCSAIGGGFGGGSRSRSSYSSYSVSRGFGGGGRCGGFGSRSLHSMGGSARMSMGGCYGGGYGSRMGGFGGSYGGLGSFGGGMGGGGGGMCGFGGMGGGGMGGGGGMGGFGGGMGGFGGGMGGGGMGGFGGPGFGMGGPGRGGPGIQPVQIDTTLLRPVHVEIDPQIQQVKNQEKEQIKTLNNQFASFIDKVRFLEQQNKVLSTKWELLQQQGPSGPRKNLDVIFENYIQNLRRQLESILAQRGQLESELQNMQQYVEDYKTKYEEEINRRTTAENEFVVLKKDVDSAYMTKVELEAKVGALTDEINFLRCIYEEELSQMQTISRDLSVVVSMDNNRHLDLDSIIEEVRRQYEQIAQNSRAEAEAWYQSQYEQLQSTAGRHGDNLRNTKIEIQELTRNIQRLRAEIENVKKQNQQLQAAIAEAEERGEMALKDARLKLEELESALQKDKEELARLLKEYQELLNVKIALDVEIAMYRKLLEGEENRLCNDGMSNVNVSVVGRTTVSGVRGGMGGGFGGSGMGGGFGGGSCGMGGGFAGGSGMGGGMGGGGICGGGSSFGGGSMGGSCGMGGGMYGGGFSSGSGRMCGSGGGSSSVRRCVTTTSVKSSGVRF; this is translated from the exons ATGTCTCGTCAGTCTGTCTGCAGGAGCTTTGGAGGGGGGAGCAGAAGGGGCTTTAGCTCCTGCTCTGCAATCGGTGGTGGCTTTGGAGGCGGCAGCCGGAGCAGGAGCAGCTACAGCTCGTACTCCGTGTCCAGGGGATTCGGAGGTGGAGGACGGTGCGGGGGCTTCGGCAGCCGGAGCCTGCACAGCATGGGGGGCAGCGCCAGGATGTCCATGGGCGGCTGCTACGGTGGCGGGTACGGCAGCAGGATGGGCGGCTTTGGCGGGAGCTATGGGGGTCTTGGCAGTTTTGGGGGCGGAatgggtggaggaggaggaggaatgtgtGGCTTTGGAGGAATGGGTGGAGGTGGAATGGGGGGTGGAGGAGGAATGGGTGGCTTTGGTGGTGGGATGGGTGGCTTTGGTGGCGGGATGGGTGGTGGAGGAATGGGTGGCTTTGGTGGCCCAGGCTTTGGCATGGGTGGCCCTGGGAGAGGTGGCCCTGGGATCCAGCCAGTGCAGATTGACACAACCCTCCTGCGTCCGGTTCATGTGGAGATTGACCCCCAGATCCAGCAAGTCAAAAaccaggagaaggagcagatcAAGACCCTGAACAACCAGTTTGCCTCCTTCATCGACAAG GTCCGattcctggagcagcagaacaaGGTGCTCTCCACCAagtgggagctgctccagcagcaagggccGTCAGGGCCGAGGAAGAACCTGGATGTGATCTTTGAGAATTACATCCAGAACCTGCGGAGGCAGCTGGAATCAATCCTGGCACAGCGGGGCCAGCTGGAATCGGAGCTGCAGAACATGCAGCAGTACGTCGAGGATTACAAAACCAA GTATGAGGAGGAGATCAACCGGCGCACGACAGCCGAGAATGAGTTCGTGGTGCTGAAGAAG GATGTGGACAGTGCCTACATGACCAAAGTCGAGCTGGAAGCCAAGGTGGGAGCTCTGACAGATGAAATCAACTTCCTGAGGTGCATCTACGAGGAG GAGCTGTCTCAGATGCAGACGATCAGCCGGGACCTGTCCGTGGTGGTGTCCATGGACAACAACCGGCACCTGGACCTGGACAGCATCATCGAGGAGGTTCGGCGCCAGTACGAGCAGATTGCCCAGAACAGCCGGGCTGAGGCTGAGGCCTGGTACCAGAGCCAG TAcgagcagctccagagcacgGCCGGCCGGCACGGGGACAACCTCCGCAACACCAAGATTGAGATCCAGGAGCTGACCAGGAACATCCAGAGGCTGCGGGCTGAGATCGAGAACGTGAAGAAGCAG aaccagcagctgcaggcagccattgctgaggctgaggagaggggagagaTGGCTCTCAAAGACGCCAGGTTGAagctggaagagctggagagTGCCCTGCAGAAGGACAAGGAGGAGCTGGCTCGCCTGCTGAAGGAgtaccaggagctgctgaatgTCAAGATTGCACTGGATGTTGAGATTGCCATGTACAGGAAGCTGCTGGAGGGGGAGGAGAACAG GCTGTGCAACGATGGCATGTCCAACGTCAATGTCT CTGTGGTGGGCAGGACGACTGTCTCTGGAGTCAGAGGAGGCATGGGAGGCGGATTCGGAGGCAGCGGCATGGGAGGCGGATTCGGAGGCGGCAGCTGTGGAATGGGAGGAGGATTCGCAGGCGGCAGCGGCATGGGAGGAGGAATGGGAGGAGGCGGCATCTGcggaggaggcagcagctttgGAGGAGGCAGCATGGGCGgcagctgtgggatgggggGAGGAATGTACGGCGGCGGCTTCTCCTCTGGAAGCGGAAGGATGTGCGGCTCTGGCGGGGGATCCTCCTCCGTGCGGAGATGTGTCACCACCACCTCGGTCAAATCTTCGGGAGTGAGATTCTGA
- the KRT8 gene encoding keratin, type II cytoskeletal 8 translates to MSVSIPRQPLRSSSAVPGRSFSSRSFTAGPALRMSTAPALGPYGGLRGGSGGLGGPSWVPGAGGGITAVTINRSLLAPLDVAVDPELQELRREEKEQIKSLNDKFAAFIDKVRFLEQQNKLLETKWGLLRAQPPPRSTLGGLLEGYAGTLRRQLEGLGQERQRLRAELGHVRGLVEEFKAKYEEEINHRTEKENEFVLLKKDVDEAYMSKVELESRLESLTDEINFLRQLYEEELQELRAQVSDTAVVVSMDNSRQLDMAGVLADVRAQYEDIAGRSRAEAEGLYQVKYEELKTAAGKQGDDLRQTRSQIQELNRRIQRIQAEIEALKNQRSGLEVAVAEAEERGELALRDARAKLAGLEGALAQAKQDLARQLREYQELMNVKLALDIEIATYRKLLEGEESRLEAAVQNLSIHTKTSGYLGGFGGGFGGGFGGAFGGAVVSSGYSVPPPPPESTAPLKSRAIVIKKIETRDGKLVSESSDVLES, encoded by the exons ATGTCAGTCTCCATCCCCCGGCAGCCGCTGCGGAGCAGCTCGGCCGTTCCGGGCCGTTCCTTCTCGTCCCGCTCCTTCACGGCCGGCCCGGCGCTGAGGATGAGCACGGCCCCGGCCCTCGGCCCTTACGGGGGGCTCCGTGGTGGCtccggggggctcgggggacCCTCGTGGGTcccgggggcgggcgggggcatCACGGCTGTCACCATCAACCGGAGTCTCCTGGCGCCTCTGGACGTGGCCGTGGATCccgagctgcaggagctgcgccgagaggagaaggagcagatCAAGAGCCTCAACGATAAATTCGCCGCCTTCATCGacaag GTGCggttcctggagcagcagaacaaaCTCCTGGAGACCAAGTGGGGGCTCCTGCGGGCACAGCCCCCCCCCCGCAGCACCCTGGGGGGGCTCCTCGAGGGCTACGCAGGGACCCTGCGGCGGCAGCTGGAGGGGCTCGGGCAGGAACGGCAGCGGCTGCGCGCAGAGCTCGGCCACGTCCGGGGGCTCGTCGAGGAGTTCAAGGCCAA gtATGAGGAGGAGATCAACCACCGCACAGAGAAGGAGAACGAGTTTGTCCTGCTCAAAAAG GATGTGGACGAAGCCTACATGTCCAAGGTAGAGCTGGAATCGCGCCTGGAGAGCCTCACGGACGAGATAAACTTCCTGCGGCAGCTCTATGAGGAG gagctgcaggagctgcggGCGCAGGTGTCGGACACGGCTGTGGTGGTGTCCATGGACAACAGCCGCCAGCTGGACATGGCCGGTGTCCTGGCGGACGTGCGGGCGCAGTACGAGGACATCGCTGGCCGCAGCCGTGCTGAGGCTGAGGGCCTCTACCAGGTCAAG TACGAGGAACTGAAGACGGCGGCCGGGAAGCAGGGAGACGACCTGCGCCAGACCCGGAGCCAGATCCAGGAGCTGAACCGGCGGATCCAGCGGATCCAGGCAGAGATTGAGGCTCTGAAAAATCAG CGCTCTGGGCTGGAGGTGGCCGTGGCCGAGGCCGAGGAGCGCGGGGAGCTGGCACTGAGGGACGCCCGGGCcaagctggcagggctggagggggcCCTGGCCCAGGCCAAGCAGGACCTGGCCCGGCAGCTGCGGGAATACCAGGAGCTCATGAACGTCAAGCTGGCCCTGGACATCGAGATCGCGACCTACAGGAAGCTGCTGGAGGGCGAGGAGAGCAG gCTCGAGGCTGCTGTGCAGAACCTGAGCATCCACACCAAGACTTCGGGGTACCTGG GTGGGTTcgggggaggttttggggggggatttgggggggcgTTTGGGGGCGCCGTGGTCAGCTCAGGGTACTCGGTGCCGCCCCCACCCCCCGAGAGCACGGCCCCCCTCAAATCCCGTGCCATCGTCATCAAGAAGATCGAGACCCGTGATGGGAAGCTTGTGTCCGAGTCCTCCGACGTCCTGGAAAGCTGA
- the LOC128821068 gene encoding keratin, type II cytoskeletal 4-like — translation MSRQSCALGKGFSSSSVCFGSKNKVMFGSVPRGGCRGSGGAGGFSSRSLYSLGGSKSTSLGGFGGAGGACRGFGGQGGFGFGAGAGFGGGYGAGCFGGGPGSGFGGFGGGFDGGMGGQGFPPCPPGGIREVTINQSLLAPLNLEIDPEIQKVRTQEREEIKKLNDKFASFIDKVRFLEQQNRVLETKWKLLQEQGGTGTGGRNLDPFFETYISGLRKQLDCLSSEKHQLETELKSFQDMVEDFKTKYEEEINKRTAAENEFVLLKKDVDGAYMTKVELQGKLDSLSDEINFLKCLYEAELSQMQQQVSDTSVVLSMDNNRNLDLDSIIAEVKAQYEEIANRSRAEAESWYRCKYEELQATAGKHGDSLKDTKIEISELNRMIQRIRAEIDSVKKQCETLQTSIADAEQRGEVALKDARDKLAELETALQKAKADMARQLREYQELMNVKLALDVEIATYRKLLEGEECRMSGECQSSVSISVVGGSSSVGGGYGSGLCLGGGGIGFGSGKGSCSTGGAGLCFSLGGGGFGAGGGFGSLGGGSNSVVVGGSGTILKNSGPTNRRA, via the exons ATGTCTCGCCAGTCCTGTGCTCTTGGGAAGGggttcagctccagctctgtgtgtttCGGGAGCAAGAACAAGGTCATGTTTGGCTCCGTGCCCCGTGGAGGATGCCGGGGatctggtggtgctggtggcttcagcagcaggagcctctATTCCCTGGGGGGCAGTAAAAGCACCTCcctgggaggatttgggggggctGGTGGTGCCTGCAGAGGCTTCGGTGGCCAAGGAGGCTTTGGctttggggctggagcaggatttgggggcGGCTATGGTGCAGGGTGCTTTGGTGGAGGCCCTGGCAGTGGCTTTGGTGGCTTTGGTGGAGGATTTGATGGTGGCATGGGGGGCCAGGGCTTCCCCCCATGCCCCCCGGGCGGCATCAGGGAGGTGACCATCAACCAGAGCCTGCTGGCCCCCCTCAATCTGGAGATTGACCCCGAGATCCAGAAAGTTCGGACACAGGAGCGGGAGGAAATCAAGAAACTCAACGACAAATTTGCCTCCTTCATCGACAAG GTCCggttcctggagcagcagaaccGAGTCCTGGAGACCAAGtggaagctgctgcaggagcagggtggtACAGGAACAGGCGGCAGGAACCTGGACCCGTTCTTTGAGACCTACATCAGTGGGCTGAGGAAGCAGTTGGATTGTCTCTCCAGTGAGAAGCACCAGCTGGAGACAGAGCTGAAGAGCTTCCAGGACATGGTGGAGGACTTCAAGACAAA GTACGAGGAGGAGATAAACAAAAGGACGGCAGCTGAGAACGAATTTGTGCTCCTGAAGAAG GATGTGGATGGAGCCTACATGACCAAGGTGGAACTCCAGGGAAAACTGGATTCTTTGTCGGATGAGATCAACTTCCTCAAGTGTCTTTACGAGGCA gagctgtcccagatGCAGCAGCAAGTGTCTGACACCTCGGTGGTGCTGTCCATGGACAACAACCGGAACCTGGACCTGGACAGCATCATCGCCGAGGTGAAGGCGCAGTACGAGGAGATCGCCAACCGGAGCCGCGCCGAGGCCGAGTCCTGGTACCGGTGCAAG TatgaggagctgcaggcaaCCGCGGGCAAGCATGGCGACAGCCTCAAGGACACCAAGATTGAGATCTCAGAGCTCAACCGCATGATCCAGAGGATCCGGGCTGAGATCGACAGTGTGAAGAAGCAG TGCGAGACTCTTCAGACGTCAATTGCGGATGCGGAGCAGCGCGGGGAGGTGGCTCTCAAGGATGCAAGGGACAAACTGGCCGAGCTGGAGACAGCCCTGCAAAAAGCCAAGGCTGACATGGCCCGGCAGCTCCGAGAATACCAGGAGCTCATGAACGTCAAACTAGCCTTGGACGTGGAGATTGCAACCTACAGGAAGCTGCTGGAGGGCGAGGAGTGCAG GATGTCTGGAGAGTGCCAGAGCTCTGTCAGCATCT ctgtggtggGCGGCAGCAGCTCCGTGGGAGGTGGATATGGCAGCGGATTGTGccttggaggaggaggaattggCTTTGGAAGTGggaaaggcagctgcagcacgGGCGGTGCTGGTTTATGCTTCAGCCTGGGAGGGGGTGGATTTGGTGCTGGGGGTGGATTTGGCTCCCTGGGTGGGGGATCTAACTCAGTGGTGGTGGGAGGATCTGGCACCATCCTGAAGAACAGCGGCCCCACCAACAGGAGGGCATAG